The nucleotide sequence CCTTCCCTGTAACAGCGGAAGACGTAGCGGCAGCAATTCTTACTGCAGATAAAATCGGGTCAGATTTTAAAAACTGCTTCTGCTGATTTCTTGAAGGGTTCTAGTAATGAAAAAAATAATGAATACACCGGAAACTTTTGTTTACGACATGTGTCACGGCATTGCCCGCGCCCATCCGGAACTTGAGTTTGTTGAGAAATTTAAAATTGTTAAAAAGAAAGAGATTAACCCTGGTAAGGTTTCCCTTATTTCCGGCGGCGGGTCTGGACATGAACCGGCGCATGCCGGATTTGTAGGAAAAGGAATGCTGGACTGTGCCGTATGTGGCGATGTCTTTGCGTCCCCCTCACAGGTTCAGGTCTATAACGCCATCAAAGCGTGCGCCACCGATAAGGGCGTACTTCTGATCATTAAAAACTACTCCGGTGATGTGATGAACTTCAACGGTGCGGCGGAAGATGCAAAAGAGGATGACGAGATCAAGGTCGATGCGGTTTATGTCAATGATGACATCGCCGTCAAAGACAGTCTCTATACAGTGGGCCGTCGCGGTGTCGCCGGAACGGTCTTTGTACATAAGTGCGCCGGTGCTGCCGCAGAAATGGGGAAAGACCTCGCCGAAGTGAAAGCCGTTGCCAACAAGGCGATAAAGAACGTCAGAAGCTTTGGTTTTGCTTTTTCATCGTGTACGCCGCCAGCCAAGGGAACGCCGATTTTTGATATCGCCGATGACCAGATGGAGTTCGGTGTAGGGATTCACGGAGAGCCAGGAAGAAAAACGGAACAGGTTCAGTCAGCGGATGTGCTTGCACAACGTATTGTAGATGACGTTCTGGAAGATCTTGGTGCAAAAGAAGGCGACAACGTTGCACTGCTCATTAATGGCTTTGGTGCAACACCGATGATGGAGCTCTATCTCTTCAATAATTCGGTTTCCAAAGAACTCGAAAAGAAAGGTATTTCTATCCACAAGACGCTGGTTGGAAATTATATGACCTCTATTGACATGGCAGGGGCCTCTGTCACTGTTATGAAACTTGATGCTGAGCTGGAATCGCTCATAGATTATCCTGTTTCAGCACCAGCCCTCACATGGGGTGCCGTAATGAATGAACAGGCGACGGCTGCTTTGGACGCGATGAACGCCATTGCAAAAGCATTGAACATTACCCCGGGCGCAGTCGGTCCCGCAGAAGCGGCGAACGTGCCCGGCAAAAAAGTTGCCGTAGAAGCCGCTTCGGTGTACGAAGTCAAGGGGGAGCCAAAGATTGATGAAACAATCAATACTGCGGCATTTATCATGTGCATCGACAAAATGGCGGACATCATCATTGAAAATGAAGTGGCCTTTTGCGACGCAGATCAAATGGGTGACGGGGACTTTGGTATGAGCATAGCCAAAGGCTTCAGGCAGCTTAAAGTTGACTGGGCTACACGCAAGAAAGGTGATATCGGCGAGTTTCTTATCAGTTGTTCTGAGATTATCAAGGAATACTGCGGTGGTGCTTCCGGTCCCATCTGGGGCTCGGCTTTCAAATATGCAGGCAAGTCCGTTCTTGGAGTGGAAGAAGCCTCATTGGCTGATTTGGCCACATTGTTTCAGGCCGCCAATACGGGTGTTTTCACTACAGGTGAAAAGAGTTTTGGCAAGGGTGCTGTGGTAGGTGATAAAACACTGGTGGATGCCCTGAAACCCTGTGCGGATGCTCTGGACGCGGCCGCGAAGGCTGGGAAATCGCTTGTGCAGGGGTTGGATGAAGGGGCAGCAGCCGCTGTTGCTGGTGCTGAATCAACCAAAACATTTGTTGTAACGCTAGGCAGAGCGGGAACTGTTGGTGAAAAATCAATAGGTTACCCAGATGCTGGGGCCTATGGTCTCGGTGTTATTTTTACCGGCCTCGCGGAATACATCAAAAACTTCACCAGCTGATGGCCTTAACGCCATTTCAAGCTGCTGTATATTCGTAATACAGTAAACAACGGGAAGGGATTGCTTCGGCAGTCCTTTCTTTTTTTTTGTCTATAAACACGACCAGTACCGATTAATCCGGAAAAAAAGTCATATAAAGCCAGGCTATTTACAAATATATCGTTGAACATTTTTTGTGGCTAGGCTATGTTATCGCTTTTCGCGGTGCGGTTCAGACGCTCTGAAGTGGCGCAAAAAAAAGTTCCAATGATTGGAACTTTATATAAATCAATATGTTAAAAA is from Spartobacteria bacterium and encodes:
- the dhaK gene encoding dihydroxyacetone kinase subunit DhaK gives rise to the protein MKKIMNTPETFVYDMCHGIARAHPELEFVEKFKIVKKKEINPGKVSLISGGGSGHEPAHAGFVGKGMLDCAVCGDVFASPSQVQVYNAIKACATDKGVLLIIKNYSGDVMNFNGAAEDAKEDDEIKVDAVYVNDDIAVKDSLYTVGRRGVAGTVFVHKCAGAAAEMGKDLAEVKAVANKAIKNVRSFGFAFSSCTPPAKGTPIFDIADDQMEFGVGIHGEPGRKTEQVQSADVLAQRIVDDVLEDLGAKEGDNVALLINGFGATPMMELYLFNNSVSKELEKKGISIHKTLVGNYMTSIDMAGASVTVMKLDAELESLIDYPVSAPALTWGAVMNEQATAALDAMNAIAKALNITPGAVGPAEAANVPGKKVAVEAASVYEVKGEPKIDETINTAAFIMCIDKMADIIIENEVAFCDADQMGDGDFGMSIAKGFRQLKVDWATRKKGDIGEFLISCSEIIKEYCGGASGPIWGSAFKYAGKSVLGVEEASLADLATLFQAANTGVFTTGEKSFGKGAVVGDKTLVDALKPCADALDAAAKAGKSLVQGLDEGAAAAVAGAESTKTFVVTLGRAGTVGEKSIGYPDAGAYGLGVIFTGLAEYIKNFTS